From Oncorhynchus tshawytscha isolate Ot180627B linkage group LG11, Otsh_v2.0, whole genome shotgun sequence, the proteins below share one genomic window:
- the LOC112261712 gene encoding lateral signaling target protein 2 homolog isoform X2 — protein MNRFRKWLYKPKRTDPQLLAQFYYADEELNQVATELDSLDGRKEPQRCTLLVNQFRSCQDNVLNVINQIMDECIPGDRANRDFCVKFPEEIRHDNLAGQLWFGAECLAAGSIIMNREIESMAMRPLAKDLTHSLEEVRNITRDQALRDLNFYTDRMRDTLRHFDSLFAEFELSYVSAMVPVKSPKEYYVQQDVIVLFCETVERALKLGYLSQDMIDDYEPALMFTIPRLAIVCGLVVYGEGPLNLDRKPGDMSELFRPFRTLLKKIRDLLQTLSEEELLTLERSLCISQDGFPLVPELPPTPDPLSSSSPTGDIPEEPTESEQQEVLSLCISHIQDEEDRQWEEVERGGEEERGGLCEEAEEADQACSMQYDEEEIEQLNMMVHRVGDEMFTLLSPPSQGQSPAHRPNRGGSIGGSSTEASPIRMLVGQGRTGLYHEEEDRVFFMEDLDAGGDLVTSSRLTSPSNLAPQPSSPQPSRSGPLTDSSRNGWPTEAQSDLSQQPHSHPSQCPSTKRPGPSPGREPLPYTNGWEVGLEGAETAEVIAHRMGGMKLSATVIFNPHSPSLTEMAVDKLLLPRPLSSSETEPCAPLVARNCLLNSCVCCGSCEVGHDDTLTMDTTGLGMGLGLDQHCKPHSSVIQSSACRLASSGHDLHGKGDSPPSRCSSEPAPGVEEGDQHCDKCLVVVAPAPQQCLGQNRSPIGVRGTPEPCSHQCRTVRRPQASGGRDRTGTREADSESKEEIKKNTSPVSSLTTSSGTSEDLDHHEIQLALQAAKMAARNKIRSRFHSSSDLIHRLFVCISGVADQLQTNYAADLRSILKTLFEVMATSEQGDFDKENACPGLRSAVLEDCSLCQETISSSELAAKALEGQFEDPPDWVPDEECDSCITCKAPFTVIRRKHHCRSCGKIFCSRCSSHSAPLPRYGQVKAVRVCTHCYMFHVTPFYSDKTGI, from the exons GACAATGTGTTGAACGTTATCAACCAGATCATGGATGAATGTATCCCTGGCGACAGAGCCAACAGAGACTTCTGTGTCAAGTTCCCAGAGGAGATTCGCCATGACAACCTGGCTGGACAGCTGTGGTTTGGGGctgag TGTCTGGCTGCAGGCTCCATCATCATgaacagggagatagagagcATGGCCATGAGGCCTCTCGCCAAGGACCTGACCCATAGTCTGGAGGAGGTCCGTAACATCACGCGAGACCAGGCCCTCCGAGACCTCAACTTCTACACAGACCGCATGAGGGACACGCTGCGCCACTTCGACAGCCTCTTTGCTGAGTTTGAGCTCAG ctaTGTATCAGCCATGGTGCCTGTGAAGTCTCCCAAAGAATACTATGTTCAGCAGGATGTGATTGTGCTCTTCTGTGAGACTGTGGAGAG GGCGCTCAAGCTGGGCTATCTCAGCCAAGACATGATCGATGACTATGAACCCGCTCTGATGTTTACAATCCCCAGACTAGCCATTGTGTG TGGTCTGGTGGTGTACGGTGAAGGTCCACTCAACCTGGATAGGAAACCAGGGGACATGTCTGAGCTCTTCCGGCCCTTCCGTACTTTACTGAAGAAGATCAG AGACCTGCTCCAGACCCTGTCAGAGGAGGAGTTGTTGACACTGGAGCGGAGCCTCTGTATCTCTCAGGACGGGTTCCCCCTAGTCCCCGAGCTTCCCCCTACCCCAGACCCCCTCTCATCCAGCAGCCCCACCGGTGACATCCCGGAGGAACCGACTGAGAGCGAGCAACAGGAGGTGCTGTCTCTTTGCATCTCCCACATCCAGGATGAGGAGGAcaggcagtgggaggaggtggagagggggggagaggaggagcgggGTGGTCTGTGTGAGGAGGCGGAGGAGGCGGACCAGGCCTGCTCCATGCAATATGATGAGGAGGAGATTGAACAGCTCAACATGATGGTGCACCGCGTGGGGGACGAGATGTTCACGCTGCTGTCCCCTCCCAGCCAGGGCCAGTCCCCAGCCCACCGCCCCAACAGAGGGGGCTCTATCGGTGGCTCTAGCACCGAGGCCTCCCCCATCCGGATGCTGGTGGGCCAGGGCAGGACAGGTCTCTACCacgaggaggaggacagagtctTCTTCATGGAGGACCTGGATGCAGGAGGGGACCTTGTGACCAGCAGTCGTCTAACCTCGCCTTCTAACCTCGCCCCTCAGCCCTCTTCTCCTCAGCCCAGCAGGTCTGGCCCCCTTACCGACTCATCCAGGAATGGATGGCCCACTGAAGCCCAGTCAGATCTGTCCCAGCAGCCCCACAGCCATCCCTCACAGTGCCCCAGCACCAAGCGACCTGGTCCCAGCCCTGGCCGGGAGCCCCTGCCCTACACTAACGGCTGGGAGGTGGGCCTGGAGGGGGCGGAAACTGCTGAGGTCATAGCACACCGCATGGGAGGGATGAAGCTATCGGCCACCGTCATTTTCAACCCCCACTCCCCCAGCCTGACTGAGATGGCTGTGGACAAGCTGCTCTTGCCCcgacccctctcctcctcagagaCAGAGCCATGCGCCCCCCTGGTGGCCAGAAACTGCCTGCTCAACTCCTGTGTCTGCTGCGGCAGCTGTGAGGTCGGCCATGATGACACCCTCACCATGGACACCACAGGGCTGGGAATGGGCCTGGGATTGGACCAACACTGCAAGCCCCACAGCTCTGTCATCCAGTCCTCTGCCTGCCGCCTAGCTTCCTCAGGACACGACCTACATGGGAAAGGggactctcccccctctcgctgCTCCTCAGAGCCAGCTCCAGGGGTGGAGGAAGGGGACCAGCACTGTGACAAGTGCCTGGTGGTGGTGGCCCCAGCGCCTCAGCAGTGCCTGGGCCAGAACAGGAGCCCCATTGGGGTAAGGGGAACCCCAGAACCTTGTTCCCACCAGTGCAGGACAGTGAGGAGGCCTCAGGCCAGCGGGGGAAGGGACAGGACGGGGACCAGAGAGGCAGACAGTGAGTCCAAGGAAGAGATCAAGAAGAACACTAG CCCTGTCAGCAGTCTGACCACGAGCTCGGGGACGTCAGAGGATCTGGACCATCATGAAATCCAGCTGGCCCTGCAGGCTGCTAAGATGGCCGCCAGGAACAAGATCCGCTCGCGCTTCCACAGCAGCAGTGACCTCATCCACCGCCTCTTCGTCTGCATATCGG GTGTTGCTGACCAGCTGCAGACAAACTATGCCGCCGACCTTCGAAGCATTCTGAAGACACTGTTTGAAGTCATGGCTACCTCTGAGCAGGGGGACTTTGACAAGGAGAACG CATGTCCAGGGCTTCGCAGTGCTGTGCTggaggactgttctctctgtcaggAAACCATCTCCTCCTCGGAGCTGGCAGCCAAGGCCCTGGAGGGACAGTTTGAAG ATCCCCCAGACTGGGTTCCTGATGAGGAATGTGACTCCTGCATCACCTGTAAGGCCCCCTTCACCGTCATTCGCAGAAAGCACCACTGTAGGAGCTGTGGCAAG ATTTTCTGCTCTCGCTGCTCCTCCCACTCAGCCCCGTTACCGAGGTACGGCCAGGTGAAGGCCGTCAGGGTGTGTACGCACTGCTACATGTTCCACGTCACACCGTTCTACAGTGACAAGACTGGCATCTGA
- the LOC112261712 gene encoding lateral signaling target protein 2 homolog isoform X1 encodes MNRFRKWLYKPKRTDPQLLAQFYYADEELNQVATELDSLDGRKEPQRCTLLVNQFRSCQDNVLNVINQIMDECIPGDRANRDFCVKFPEEIRHDNLAGQLWFGAECLAAGSIIMNREIESMAMRPLAKDLTHSLEEVRNITRDQALRDLNFYTDRMRDTLRHFDSLFAEFELSYVSAMVPVKSPKEYYVQQDVIVLFCETVERALKLGYLSQDMIDDYEPALMFTIPRLAIVCGLVVYGEGPLNLDRKPGDMSELFRPFRTLLKKIRDLLQTLSEEELLTLERSLCISQDGFPLVPELPPTPDPLSSSSPTGDIPEEPTESEQQEVLSLCISHIQDEEDRQWEEVERGGEEERGGLCEEAEEADQACSMQYDEEEIEQLNMMVHRVGDEMFTLLSPPSQGQSPAHRPNRGGSIGGSSTEASPIRMLVGQGRTGLYHEEEDRVFFMEDLDAGGDLVTSSRLTSPSNLAPQPSSPQPSRSGPLTDSSRNGWPTEAQSDLSQQPHSHPSQCPSTKRPGPSPGREPLPYTNGWEVGLEGAETAEVIAHRMGGMKLSATVIFNPHSPSLTEMAVDKLLLPRPLSSSETEPCAPLVARNCLLNSCVCCGSCEVGHDDTLTMDTTGLGMGLGLDQHCKPHSSVIQSSACRLASSGHDLHGKGDSPPSRCSSEPAPGVEEGDQHCDKCLVVVAPAPQQCLGQNRSPIGVRGTPEPCSHQCRTVRRPQASGGRDRTGTREADSESKEEIKKNTSFFQDSPLSSVSSSDCESVSVTTCSLSSSAYTASPVSSLTTSSGTSEDLDHHEIQLALQAAKMAARNKIRSRFHSSSDLIHRLFVCISGVADQLQTNYAADLRSILKTLFEVMATSEQGDFDKENACPGLRSAVLEDCSLCQETISSSELAAKALEGQFEDPPDWVPDEECDSCITCKAPFTVIRRKHHCRSCGKIFCSRCSSHSAPLPRYGQVKAVRVCTHCYMFHVTPFYSDKTGI; translated from the exons GACAATGTGTTGAACGTTATCAACCAGATCATGGATGAATGTATCCCTGGCGACAGAGCCAACAGAGACTTCTGTGTCAAGTTCCCAGAGGAGATTCGCCATGACAACCTGGCTGGACAGCTGTGGTTTGGGGctgag TGTCTGGCTGCAGGCTCCATCATCATgaacagggagatagagagcATGGCCATGAGGCCTCTCGCCAAGGACCTGACCCATAGTCTGGAGGAGGTCCGTAACATCACGCGAGACCAGGCCCTCCGAGACCTCAACTTCTACACAGACCGCATGAGGGACACGCTGCGCCACTTCGACAGCCTCTTTGCTGAGTTTGAGCTCAG ctaTGTATCAGCCATGGTGCCTGTGAAGTCTCCCAAAGAATACTATGTTCAGCAGGATGTGATTGTGCTCTTCTGTGAGACTGTGGAGAG GGCGCTCAAGCTGGGCTATCTCAGCCAAGACATGATCGATGACTATGAACCCGCTCTGATGTTTACAATCCCCAGACTAGCCATTGTGTG TGGTCTGGTGGTGTACGGTGAAGGTCCACTCAACCTGGATAGGAAACCAGGGGACATGTCTGAGCTCTTCCGGCCCTTCCGTACTTTACTGAAGAAGATCAG AGACCTGCTCCAGACCCTGTCAGAGGAGGAGTTGTTGACACTGGAGCGGAGCCTCTGTATCTCTCAGGACGGGTTCCCCCTAGTCCCCGAGCTTCCCCCTACCCCAGACCCCCTCTCATCCAGCAGCCCCACCGGTGACATCCCGGAGGAACCGACTGAGAGCGAGCAACAGGAGGTGCTGTCTCTTTGCATCTCCCACATCCAGGATGAGGAGGAcaggcagtgggaggaggtggagagggggggagaggaggagcgggGTGGTCTGTGTGAGGAGGCGGAGGAGGCGGACCAGGCCTGCTCCATGCAATATGATGAGGAGGAGATTGAACAGCTCAACATGATGGTGCACCGCGTGGGGGACGAGATGTTCACGCTGCTGTCCCCTCCCAGCCAGGGCCAGTCCCCAGCCCACCGCCCCAACAGAGGGGGCTCTATCGGTGGCTCTAGCACCGAGGCCTCCCCCATCCGGATGCTGGTGGGCCAGGGCAGGACAGGTCTCTACCacgaggaggaggacagagtctTCTTCATGGAGGACCTGGATGCAGGAGGGGACCTTGTGACCAGCAGTCGTCTAACCTCGCCTTCTAACCTCGCCCCTCAGCCCTCTTCTCCTCAGCCCAGCAGGTCTGGCCCCCTTACCGACTCATCCAGGAATGGATGGCCCACTGAAGCCCAGTCAGATCTGTCCCAGCAGCCCCACAGCCATCCCTCACAGTGCCCCAGCACCAAGCGACCTGGTCCCAGCCCTGGCCGGGAGCCCCTGCCCTACACTAACGGCTGGGAGGTGGGCCTGGAGGGGGCGGAAACTGCTGAGGTCATAGCACACCGCATGGGAGGGATGAAGCTATCGGCCACCGTCATTTTCAACCCCCACTCCCCCAGCCTGACTGAGATGGCTGTGGACAAGCTGCTCTTGCCCcgacccctctcctcctcagagaCAGAGCCATGCGCCCCCCTGGTGGCCAGAAACTGCCTGCTCAACTCCTGTGTCTGCTGCGGCAGCTGTGAGGTCGGCCATGATGACACCCTCACCATGGACACCACAGGGCTGGGAATGGGCCTGGGATTGGACCAACACTGCAAGCCCCACAGCTCTGTCATCCAGTCCTCTGCCTGCCGCCTAGCTTCCTCAGGACACGACCTACATGGGAAAGGggactctcccccctctcgctgCTCCTCAGAGCCAGCTCCAGGGGTGGAGGAAGGGGACCAGCACTGTGACAAGTGCCTGGTGGTGGTGGCCCCAGCGCCTCAGCAGTGCCTGGGCCAGAACAGGAGCCCCATTGGGGTAAGGGGAACCCCAGAACCTTGTTCCCACCAGTGCAGGACAGTGAGGAGGCCTCAGGCCAGCGGGGGAAGGGACAGGACGGGGACCAGAGAGGCAGACAGTGAGTCCAAGGAAGAGATCAAGAAGAACACTAG TTTTTTTCAGGACTCTCCTCTCAGCTCAGTCTCCAGTAGTGACTGTGAGAGTGTGTCTGTCACCACATGTAGTCTGTCCAGCAGTGCTTACACAGCCAG CCCTGTCAGCAGTCTGACCACGAGCTCGGGGACGTCAGAGGATCTGGACCATCATGAAATCCAGCTGGCCCTGCAGGCTGCTAAGATGGCCGCCAGGAACAAGATCCGCTCGCGCTTCCACAGCAGCAGTGACCTCATCCACCGCCTCTTCGTCTGCATATCGG GTGTTGCTGACCAGCTGCAGACAAACTATGCCGCCGACCTTCGAAGCATTCTGAAGACACTGTTTGAAGTCATGGCTACCTCTGAGCAGGGGGACTTTGACAAGGAGAACG CATGTCCAGGGCTTCGCAGTGCTGTGCTggaggactgttctctctgtcaggAAACCATCTCCTCCTCGGAGCTGGCAGCCAAGGCCCTGGAGGGACAGTTTGAAG ATCCCCCAGACTGGGTTCCTGATGAGGAATGTGACTCCTGCATCACCTGTAAGGCCCCCTTCACCGTCATTCGCAGAAAGCACCACTGTAGGAGCTGTGGCAAG ATTTTCTGCTCTCGCTGCTCCTCCCACTCAGCCCCGTTACCGAGGTACGGCCAGGTGAAGGCCGTCAGGGTGTGTACGCACTGCTACATGTTCCACGTCACACCGTTCTACAGTGACAAGACTGGCATCTGA